The following coding sequences are from one Pseudomonas oryzae window:
- a CDS encoding NAD(P)/FAD-dependent oxidoreductase, whose protein sequence is MSWRGYRSAAVGQVAVFPAADAYESGVVPIRFSGWPLPGEMPAYPALDRDIEADVVVVGAGLAGAALALRLAEQGVAVVVLEAEQPGSGASGRNAGHVQPYLGSFEPLRAHADGGRRFIDYFVEHRNVVFELCGKHGLRADAARCGMVDAASRRHAALAAKVKKWQAFGYEVETVGAARLKELLGTDAYSHGIHWREGGRVNPFLFTNGMIAAAVGLGARVYGNSGVVGCERSGAAWRVRTAVGSVRTQQVVLCTNGHVGNGFFPELARTQFPLVACGLATRPLPQAALEIINPARVALMQYPAGLYPLVIDGRNRLITATIPAAGRAQRAAEHFAYFLRYLRRTYPQLGGTRIELESYWTGMTANSSSVYDACYPKLYRVADGVLALNNFGSWGNVLGPLLGVNLADALVGGCLASCLLPLETPRAVQFPGLFETKIRRVLIPAARWADKFNLV, encoded by the coding sequence GTGAGCTGGAGAGGGTATCGAAGTGCGGCGGTGGGGCAGGTGGCGGTGTTTCCGGCCGCGGACGCCTACGAGTCGGGGGTAGTGCCGATCCGCTTCAGCGGCTGGCCGCTGCCGGGGGAAATGCCGGCCTATCCGGCCCTGGATCGGGACATCGAGGCCGACGTGGTGGTGGTTGGCGCCGGGCTGGCCGGCGCTGCGCTGGCCCTGCGCCTGGCCGAGCAGGGCGTCGCCGTCGTGGTGCTGGAGGCCGAGCAGCCGGGCAGCGGCGCCTCCGGCCGCAACGCCGGGCACGTGCAGCCCTATCTGGGCTCGTTCGAGCCGCTGCGCGCCCATGCCGACGGTGGGCGGCGCTTCATCGACTACTTCGTCGAGCACCGCAATGTGGTCTTCGAGCTGTGCGGCAAGCATGGGCTGCGGGCCGATGCGGCCCGGTGCGGCATGGTCGATGCGGCCAGCCGCCGGCACGCCGCGCTCGCGGCCAAGGTGAAGAAGTGGCAGGCCTTCGGTTACGAGGTGGAGACGGTCGGCGCCGCGCGCCTCAAGGAGCTGCTCGGCACCGACGCCTACAGCCATGGCATCCACTGGCGCGAAGGCGGACGGGTCAATCCGTTCCTGTTCACCAACGGCATGATCGCCGCCGCCGTGGGCCTCGGCGCCCGGGTCTACGGCAACTCCGGCGTGGTGGGCTGCGAGCGCAGCGGCGCGGCCTGGCGGGTGCGCACCGCCGTCGGCAGCGTGCGTACCCAGCAGGTGGTGCTGTGCACCAATGGCCACGTCGGCAACGGCTTCTTCCCTGAGCTGGCGCGTACCCAGTTCCCGCTGGTGGCTTGCGGCCTGGCGACCCGGCCGCTGCCCCAGGCGGCGCTGGAGATCATCAACCCGGCGCGGGTCGCGCTCATGCAGTATCCGGCCGGCCTGTATCCCTTGGTCATCGACGGGCGCAACCGCCTGATCACCGCGACCATCCCGGCCGCCGGCCGCGCGCAGCGGGCGGCGGAGCACTTCGCCTACTTCCTGCGCTACCTGCGGCGCACCTACCCGCAGCTCGGCGGCACGCGCATCGAGCTGGAGTCCTACTGGACGGGGATGACCGCCAATTCGTCCTCGGTCTACGACGCCTGCTACCCGAAGCTGTACCGGGTCGCCGATGGCGTGCTGGCGCTGAACAACTTCGGCTCCTGGGGCAACGTCCTCGGCCCGCTGCTGGGCGTCAACCTGGCCGATGCACTGGTCGGCGGCTGCCTGGCCAGCTGCCTGCTGCCGCTGGAAACCCCGAGGGCCGTGCAGTTTCCCGGCCTGTTCGAAACCAAGATCCGCCGCGTGCTGATCCCGGCGGCGCGCTGGGCCGACAAGTTCAACCTCGTCTGA
- a CDS encoding saccharopine dehydrogenase family protein, which translates to MKVLLLGCGNVGANVARQLVPRHPELECVVGDLDLAVAEQLAAELGPRVRAVAADVRDPARLDELLDGVDLVFNAVGPFYRSAVPVIEAALRARVDYLDINDDHDVAEQLFLDPSWHQRAVDAGIKLVIGCGSTPGLTNVMARLLADRLDRVREIHLATAVPFVPGLLSPAVVDHMMHITAGEVVQFVDGEYRKMPGWGGRLEVPYAAPFKAYPSFFIGHGETVTLPHFISGLEQVTNRIAFFPEAGAQIWRSLIDLGLGNPEVIEGLGISPLKFLTRHLASEAGARSVGVDLSDEPWAVASRVEVVGERDGAEVRCVLEHHLDLPTEQAEDSTADPTPTCARLAIEAWLAGGVTGQGLLAPEVCLDAEAYVRAFAGETGGRLIESETVLRRDRYA; encoded by the coding sequence ATGAAAGTCCTCCTATTGGGCTGCGGCAACGTGGGCGCCAACGTGGCGCGCCAGCTGGTGCCGCGCCACCCCGAGCTTGAATGCGTGGTCGGCGACCTCGACCTCGCCGTCGCCGAGCAGCTCGCCGCCGAGCTGGGCCCGCGGGTGCGCGCCGTGGCCGCCGACGTGCGCGACCCCGCCCGCCTCGACGAGCTGCTCGACGGGGTGGACCTGGTGTTCAACGCCGTGGGGCCGTTCTACCGCAGCGCGGTGCCGGTCATCGAGGCGGCGTTGCGGGCGCGGGTCGACTACCTCGACATCAACGACGACCACGACGTGGCCGAGCAGCTGTTCCTCGATCCGTCCTGGCACCAGCGTGCCGTGGACGCGGGCATCAAGCTGGTGATCGGCTGCGGCTCGACGCCGGGGCTGACCAACGTGATGGCCCGGTTGCTCGCCGACCGCCTGGACAGGGTGCGCGAGATCCACCTGGCCACCGCCGTGCCCTTCGTGCCGGGCCTGCTGTCGCCGGCGGTGGTCGACCACATGATGCACATCACCGCCGGCGAGGTGGTGCAGTTCGTCGACGGTGAGTACCGCAAGATGCCGGGCTGGGGTGGCCGGCTGGAGGTGCCCTATGCCGCGCCGTTCAAGGCCTATCCGTCGTTCTTCATCGGCCATGGCGAAACCGTCACCCTGCCGCACTTCATCAGCGGCCTGGAGCAGGTGACCAACCGCATCGCCTTCTTCCCCGAGGCCGGCGCACAGATCTGGCGCTCGTTGATCGACCTGGGGCTGGGCAATCCCGAGGTGATCGAGGGCCTCGGCATCTCGCCGCTGAAGTTCCTCACCCGGCACCTGGCCAGCGAGGCCGGCGCCAGGAGCGTGGGCGTCGACCTCTCCGACGAGCCCTGGGCGGTCGCCTCGCGGGTCGAGGTGGTCGGCGAGCGCGACGGCGCCGAGGTGCGCTGCGTGCTGGAGCACCACCTGGACCTGCCCACCGAACAGGCCGAGGACAGCACCGCCGACCCGACGCCGACCTGCGCGCGCCTGGCCATCGAGGCCTGGCTGGCCGGTGGCGTCACCGGGCAGGGCCTGCTGGCGCCGGAGGTCTGTCTGGACGCCGAGGCCTACGTGCGCGCCTTCGCCGGCGAAACCGGTGGCCGGCTGATCGAGAGCGAAACGGTGCTCAGGCGCGACCGCTACGCCTGA